The Notoacmeibacter ruber DNA segment GGCTCACCGGCCTTTCCGACGAGAAACCACCCATTAATACTGCGATATGGCGGCTCATGGTGCCCCTTGCAAATGGCAAGATTACGCTACGATTCAGCCGCCACCCTAGGAGGTGGATGGTTAATCAGTGGTTAGCATTTTAGCTTCTGGAAAGATTTTGTCAGGGTTTCGGAAACTTTTACGCGAGGGTCCAGGCGCCGGCCAAGCAAGGCTGAACCTCTCCGAAAACCATGGTTTCGAAGAGGCTTGAGAAGGAAAAAGCAGAGAGTTTGCCGCGTCTCGCGCGGCGCTCGGCCAATCAGGCGTCGCCGCCAGCTTCCAGCTGTTTCGGCAAGTCGTTGGCCCAGAGGCTGATTGAGCCAGCGCCAAGCATCAGGACGAAATCACCCGGTTTCGAAACCTCACGCACGAAGGGGGCGATGGCCTCCTTGCCCGCCAGATCGCGCGCGTCACGGTGACCGCCAGCGCGGATGGCCGAGACGAGCGCCTCGGAATTGATACCCTCGATCGGATCTTCGCCCGCTTCGTAAACGGGGAGAACCGCGACGCAGTCGGCATCGTTGAAGCAGCCTGCGAAATCATCGAAGAGATCGTGAAGCCGGCTGTAACGATGAGGCTGCGCGATTGCGATGACCTTGCCGGGCGCCGCATCCCGGGCGGCAGCGAGCACGGCTCTGATCTCAACGGGATGGTGGCCGTAATCATCGAAGATTTCGACACCGTTCCACGTCCCGGTATGGGTGAACCGCCGTTTGACGCCACCGAAGGACAGAAGGCCCTCGCGGATATCGTCGGCGCTCATCTCCAGCGCATTTGCCACCGCGATAGCAGCCGTTGCATTGGAAATATTATGCCGGCCCGGCATTGGCAGCTTCAGATTTTCGATCAGAACGCCTTCCGTGCCCTTTCGCGGACGAATCATCACATCAAAGCAGCTATGCCCTGCCTCGAAGCGGGCATTCAGAAAACGAACATCGGCCTGAGGGTTTTCGCCATAGGTGATGATCCGCCGATCCTCGATACGGGAAACCAGCGCCTGCACTTCCGGGTGATCGATGCACATGACGCCAAAGCCGTAGAACGGCACGTTTTCGACGAACCGCCGGAAGGCGGCCCGCACCGCGTCGAAATCGCCGTAGTGATCCAGATGCTCGGGGTCTATATTGGTGACCACGGCGATCTCGGAGGGCAGCTTCAGGAAGGTACCGTCGCTCTCATCCGCCTCGACGACCATCCATTCGCCTTCGCCCATGCGCGCATTGGTGCCATAGGCATTGATGATGCCGCCATTGATGACGGTCGGATCAAGTCCGCCGGCATCCAGCAAGGTTGCGATCATCGAAGTGGTCGTGGTCTTGCCGTGCGTGCCCCCAACAGCGATGGCCTGGCGAAAGCGCATCAACTCGGCCAGCATTTCGGCCCGGCGGACGATCGGCAGGGTCCGTTCGCGAGCCGCCTGAAGCTCAGGGTTATCCCGCTTGATTGCCGTCGAAACAACGACCACTTCGGCTTCGCCGAGATTTTCGGCGCG contains these protein-coding regions:
- the murC gene encoding UDP-N-acetylmuramate--L-alanine ligase; this encodes MAMPQTIGTVHFIGIGGIGMSGIAEVLHNLGYSVQGSDQSDNANVQRLRDKGITVHVGQRAENLGEAEVVVVSTAIKRDNPELQAARERTLPIVRRAEMLAELMRFRQAIAVGGTHGKTTTTSMIATLLDAGGLDPTVINGGIINAYGTNARMGEGEWMVVEADESDGTFLKLPSEIAVVTNIDPEHLDHYGDFDAVRAAFRRFVENVPFYGFGVMCIDHPEVQALVSRIEDRRIITYGENPQADVRFLNARFEAGHSCFDVMIRPRKGTEGVLIENLKLPMPGRHNISNATAAIAVANALEMSADDIREGLLSFGGVKRRFTHTGTWNGVEIFDDYGHHPVEIRAVLAAARDAAPGKVIAIAQPHRYSRLHDLFDDFAGCFNDADCVAVLPVYEAGEDPIEGINSEALVSAIRAGGHRDARDLAGKEAIAPFVREVSKPGDFVLMLGAGSISLWANDLPKQLEAGGDA